One Qiania dongpingensis genomic window carries:
- a CDS encoding L,D-transpeptidase family protein, with translation MMRKKYMKCFLFFFLLSFIRWGGMAAAASEEEKSAAQEAAYYSGDIYLPPYTDGGDIVAGMVAEPKTEGMKYQWLYFDFDINTWNVIQDWNSSELVRWIPPKTGNYMLHCYAMAPSGELIEANTLLYYSNEQLHAAGIYMPPYGEGEDIIAGMVIEPELKGIQFQWLFYDFQTGSWNMIQDWKEMNCLRWTPPHSGDYMLHCYAKGPSEDIVSSTTLLNYRYPGFSSANLQVLSVTASSVKAEMEAEPLFDGVQYQWLYYDFAEEGWHSLTDWGSFKNIEWIPEYTGDYLLFCYARSATGDIISDAKLLHADTDMISKMEAAKYTDQIITVVGNGTTSGADLHFFEKSETGWTEIIKTEAQLGENGFSVHTLEGDKTTPLGCYDLGIAFGNKENPGTALEWIDINPYMYWIDDLNSVYYNLLIDSRRVPDGWLSGEHLFDYVPSYNYAVNIDVNPECRKDSTSAIFLHCKGSSNTTLGCVAINEDKMRYLLQLLNPGAKIVMVKSERELMNY, from the coding sequence ATGATGAGAAAGAAGTACATGAAGTGCTTTTTATTCTTTTTTTTACTTTCTTTTATAAGATGGGGCGGAATGGCCGCCGCGGCTTCTGAAGAAGAAAAAAGTGCAGCACAAGAGGCGGCGTATTATTCAGGAGACATATATCTGCCGCCTTATACAGATGGAGGAGATATCGTAGCCGGTATGGTGGCAGAGCCGAAAACAGAAGGAATGAAATATCAGTGGCTTTACTTTGACTTTGATATCAACACCTGGAATGTAATACAAGACTGGAACAGCAGCGAGCTTGTACGCTGGATACCGCCAAAAACAGGAAATTATATGCTGCATTGCTATGCAATGGCACCGTCGGGAGAATTGATAGAAGCAAATACTTTGCTATATTATTCAAACGAGCAATTGCATGCCGCAGGTATATATATGCCTCCCTACGGCGAGGGAGAGGATATAATCGCCGGTATGGTGATTGAACCGGAGCTAAAAGGGATTCAGTTTCAATGGCTGTTTTACGATTTTCAGACCGGGAGCTGGAATATGATACAGGATTGGAAAGAGATGAATTGTCTGCGCTGGACGCCTCCCCATAGCGGAGATTACATGCTGCATTGCTATGCGAAAGGGCCCTCTGAAGATATAGTTTCGAGTACTACATTGTTAAATTATCGCTATCCTGGATTTTCTTCTGCCAATTTGCAAGTTTTGTCAGTGACTGCATCTTCTGTAAAAGCAGAAATGGAGGCTGAGCCTCTTTTTGATGGAGTCCAATATCAATGGCTATATTATGATTTTGCTGAAGAGGGATGGCATTCTCTGACGGATTGGGGAAGCTTTAAAAATATAGAATGGATACCAGAATATACGGGAGATTATTTATTATTTTGTTATGCAAGATCAGCAACAGGGGATATAATATCAGATGCAAAGCTGCTGCATGCGGATACAGATATGATTAGTAAGATGGAAGCCGCAAAGTATACGGATCAAATAATTACAGTGGTTGGAAACGGAACAACGTCTGGTGCGGATCTGCACTTTTTTGAGAAATCAGAAACAGGATGGACAGAGATTATCAAAACAGAAGCTCAATTGGGAGAAAACGGTTTTTCTGTTCACACATTAGAGGGGGATAAGACTACGCCGCTTGGTTGTTATGATCTTGGAATTGCTTTTGGTAATAAAGAAAATCCTGGAACGGCACTGGAATGGATAGATATAAACCCATATATGTATTGGATAGATGATCTGAACAGTGTTTATTACAATCTGCTGATTGATTCTCGGAGGGTCCCGGATGGCTGGTTGTCAGGTGAACATCTGTTTGATTATGTTCCATCGTATAACTACGCTGTAAATATAGACGTGAATCCCGAATGCAGAAAAGATTCTACATCAGCAATATTCCTGCATTGTAAAGGGAGCAGTAACACAACGCTTGGATGCGTTGCTATAAATGAAGATAAGATGAGGTATTTGCTTCAATTATTAAATCCAGGGGCCAAAATTGTGATGGTCAAATCTGAAAGAGAACTTATGAACTATTGA